The sequence below is a genomic window from Gossypium hirsutum isolate 1008001.06 chromosome A11, Gossypium_hirsutum_v2.1, whole genome shotgun sequence.
TTTGATGGCCTCCCAAGAATCATTTCGAGCAAAATCACTCCAAAATCATAAACATCGACCTTATCATCATACGTTACCCTGTCATGGAACAACAGCCAAATGCAACAATTTCAATGAAACATCGTATTTTAGATGCTCCCTTTATAAACCTGAGAGAATATCCATGCTACTTGGTTTCGGTGTGAATGTCAAACAAGGTCATTTGTCCTACGTgggtatatttaaattttttacaagATGTCCTTGTATTTGGATGGTCCCTAGAGGATCATATCCCCATACTCATGTCTATGTATTGCGACGAAATAAGGGTACTTCTCATGATAGTAAATATATTATAGTTTTTGTTTACATTAGTTTTAGCTTTAAACAAATCATACACGGTTTAAAACAATCATGATGATATGTAATGAGAATCTAATGCACTGTTTTATGAACTAAACCCATTAATGAACATTTTTGTTGAGCAATATCAGTTTATATTGACTGTTTGTGTAATTTCGGTATCATCCAGAATATCATTCATTACAAACCTTGCACTAGTACTTGGATCCTTGGGTGGAGCAGAAGTTCCATGGCCTACCTGCAAAAACAAGTAGCAGTAAACACAATCACAGACAGGCGAATTTGAAGCAAAAAGTCCATAGAGAATGAAATTATTCTTCTGTGTTCATACCTTTCCTGCAATTTCGGCTAATAGGGGCAGGTTGTAACTGCTAATCTTTGCAACAAGGTTCTGGTCCATCAGAATATCAGTTATTTTCAGATGATTTGAGTACACACCAGGTACAATCCCTGTGTGCAAAAATTGGATGCCCTTTGCTATCCCAATCGCCGATGATATGCGCTGCGCCCATGTAAGTGAGCATCTGTCACGTCCTGCAAACCGGAATATCAGATATTACAAACAATCCAAACACATAGATAAAGTAAACATTAAGATCTTCCAAAATGGATGATAGGAAAATGAatggttttttttaaacatgtttcTATAACATTAAAGAGCTTGCATGTTGTTGGTCTTGATGAGCAAGAGTGAAACAAATTGAACAAAGCAGTCACTGATTGTCATAACCAAAGTAAATGAACTTTCCTCAACAGGATTTATGTGCTTGTTCATCCTAAAATACTCAGACTTGGGAAAGAGTGTCAGATACGGATATGTGCCCAACATGGGCATGTTCACTAGTTTCTAAGTTTTCCAATGTATTTGAAGGGTCTCGAAGGTTACGTCCCTGAATCCATGTCGGAGTCAAACAAAAATGTTGGACATGGATGCTTCAAGAGAAATAAAGAGTCGGAGCAACATAGCTCTAAGACATGGAGAAGAAGTGCAAATAGTGTGGCCTTGATATCTGTCCTGGGAAAAAATTAACATAGAGATTAATGATTACCAGATATCCAGCTCCTGAGAGTGCCATTTGGTACATATTCAAAGATCAAAAAAATTCTGCTGACACTTGAATCATCCAAGTAGCATTCAAAGCAATGGCCAAGAGCACTGACTAAATGGCGATGTCTCAATTTGGAAATGAGCTCTACATGGTGCATAAAGCTTTGAGTGCTACGGCTTTTCTTCATTTTCAGGCATCTAATGGCCACAAAGAAGCCATCTCTCAGCCTACCTCTATACATCTGAAATCATAAAATCATTGTGTTAGAACATTCTACAAAGGGAAATTTCCCATATTTTGGTTCtagataaaaaaagaagaagcagcaGCCCATATAAAGACTCAAAATGGCCACTAAAGAAATTAGTTGGTTTGAACAATATACATGAAAACACATTATTCAGATGCAAATTGTTGAAGCACAGGCTCACTTTCAATGTTTTAATAATGATAAGGCTATGGATCTCGAAATCCGACCACTGACTTAAACAAACTTCAACACCATAGTGGAGAATCATTCAACTTTTAATTAAGCTGAAGCTCTCATTAAACTTGCTGCAGGTCAAAAATATCAAGTATATGTTAACTACATTGCTTACCTGCCCTAGAGAACCTTCACCCATGAAAGCAGTTGTGTGGAAGTTGTTTGTAGCAACCTCAAGTTCTTCTAGTGAAAATGTTCTATAAGCTGGAAGTCCAAGTGCTCCCAGCTTCGTTGTTTGCGATGTATACCCTTTCAAGTAGCCAAAGTCATAGTCAGATTACAAGTAATGAAAACTAGAGTCATTGTGCGTAACTAGAGAAATAGAGGTACAAGGGGGTCTTACTGGCATCAGATAGAAACTTTGATGAATACATAGTAGTTGCTTTCTCTGCAATCACTCTCGTAGTAGGTTTATTGATTGTCTTATCCGCATTTGACCTCCTAACAAACATGAAAATGAGACCAAGAAGTACCATTCCACCAACAATTCCTCCACTTATGGCCATGGCAAGAGCCACTTTAGGAGTTTTGGACTTCTTATGGTGAGGTAAGATTCCCACAGCTAAAGCTTCATTGTGACAGAAGGAAAATGGATGTTGGTTTTCGTTTTCAGTTGCCAGGCAATTTCGGGCATACAGGGAAACTCGGTCTTTAGAATCCAAGAGACAGGTAGGCAAGTGTCCAGTCAATAGATTTGAGGATAAATCTGCAAATTCCAGCTCCACATTGCAAGAAGTGTTTTCAAATAGCATGCCAGTGAGCTTGTTGTCTGCAATATTCAAGTAAGTAATGGAAGGTAGGGATAACAATGATGGAGGAAATGGCCCAACAAATCTATTGAATGACAAGTCCAGCCATTCAAGTTGGTAATATGAACTCAATTCAGAAGGAATGCCAGATCGAAACCTGTTCTTTCCCAATACAAGGCGAACCAACTTGTTGCCAAGTTGAGGAAACCGAGGTCCAAAAGCATTATCTTCTAGATCAAGCTCTTGAAGATTTGTCAACCTGATAAGATCAGGGACTTCCCCATAGAAGTGGTTATGTGAAAGTGCAAGAACTCGAAGATTCTCCAAACTGGTGAATGATTCTGGCAAAGAGCCATTGAACAAATTCTTTCTCAAACTAAGAACTGTCAAAACCGGTAACAAACTGAGCCACGCAGGTAACCGACCGGAGAACATGTTATCATCAAGTATGAGAGTTTGAAGGCTAGTGATAGATGAAAGCTCATCAGGGATGGTTCCATATAGCGAATTTGAAGTCATGTTAAGTATTTCCAATGAGGATAAATGCAAAATTTTACCAGGCAATGGTCCCCATAAACCAAGAGAAACTAATGTAAGAACTTTCAGTTCTGGTAGCTTAACAAGTGCTTTAACAAACGAATCCATGGAAAAGTTTTTAGGTAGCAATGGAGTTCCTTTACTACCAATTATATGCAGCTGAGTTATGCTTCCTTCATAGCACACCACGGTTACTTGGGATGTTGGTTCGGTATTGCAGAAGTCGATTGTGCTATTCCAGCCACTCAAGTTATCAGGATAATTCAGAAGCGATCGAACTCGTAAAAGAGTTCGAGTCTGGGATGATTCTAGCTGCTCTGACTGAttgattaaaagtaaaattatagcAAGAACTAGAAATGCCTGATGCTTGAATCCTTTAGCCATTGGAAGCATATACAGCAGCAGCATTAGGTGAAACCCGGAACTGAACCAAGCAGCTTTTGAAGGACTAGAAACTGAGCATGAGTTGCAGAGATACCATCAAACTCAAAATAAGTAGCAATCTTGTCCAAATTATGCAGAAACACCAGAGAAGGGTGTTGCAGTTTGGCACTCTGAATAACTAAAGCTCACATTAATAAGATCAGATTAAGGAACCTCTGCAAAATAACCATGATCAGAAAAATTGAGAGAAGGAATAAACTCAAACAGATAGATAACTGAAACTTTAGAATTTAGCATAATACCATAATTTAAGTAGAGAATTCAAGACACAAATCCCATTGCTTATTGTTACAGTGTTCTTAGTACTATTAACTTATTTCAAAGATATATAGAACAGCTTATATCTTGAGACAGTAGATTGAACTGACCCCAGCTCAACTGGAATCCCCTGCAAAACagcatttattttttcttaaaaaactcTTCAAATGGTAGATGGAGACAAATTTTGGACCATGAATTTTCTTGCTGGAGAGCACTTGAAGACTTTAAACTACTCAGATACAGACTTAAGAACTCAATAATTGAGacttgaaaaagaagaaattccAAAACCAAAACAGGAAACTCTCTGAAAAGTAGTTTAAACCAGATTCAGATTATGGAGTCCCACTTGCATTCCACACTTTCCACCCACTTGagtttgtttttcatttattataacTCTTTTCTAATCACCGTTGACAATAAAGGTAAAACCCCAGAAACGTTATCAAACCATTGATACACAATAAGTGATGGAGCTCTACATCCTACTTACCTGTGCTAGTTTTTGGGTTGATGATGCAAGCCAAGACAAGCAAGTGACACGGGTTCAAAAAAGAAACTAGTAAAATGCCATATGTAGCACAAGAAAGCTGACCTGTTAATCCCCACAAACCGACATTTTAGCCCAGTAACAAGTTTCTTTCTCGTCCTATTGCTTTGTCACTgttgtttcatttatttatttccttaaaAAGGGTCTTAAAGAGAAGCTAGATTTGAAAAaagtacaaaaagaaaaaaagcaaaagcaaaaagaaaagaaaagaagaattggTGTAGAAGATAGATGAAAAGTGAAGAGTGAAGAGTGAAGAGTGAAGAGGCTTTATTTATTCCCCATACTTGAGAATCCCCAAGCAAAGAGGTTTTGACAGTGAAAGTGATGAGatataggaaaaaaaaaaggaatgaaaTGAAAAGGGAGAGTGTGCAGTGTAAGCTTTCGCTATCTGGGTATACTTTGAGTTGGGTGTGACCCCACAGCCATGTTTCGGTTCCTTTGCCGCCATTGTTATCGTTGCCTTGGTGGTAGGGTTAGTCCCCACATGCATTTAAGTTCAATACACACCTTTTTCTCATACTGAAAATTTCAGTTTGTGGGTGGTGAGAAACCAGTTTCAGCTTTTGTAGTTAAGTTACAATTTTTATCATCCCTAAGTACTAAACCAGGCTGGCTGGAACTCAAGGAAGGCAACTTCTAAACTAAATATTATATTGTGATATTATCCAATTCCCagtacattttatatattttcaaaatcgTTAAAATGTCTGCCTAGCAAAGTCACATGCACCAATCTCCGATTACCCCCAATTTAACTAATccatattttattacttttataaaGTAAAAAATTCAAGGTTTTCATAGTTAAAATGACGGTAGAATGGACGAAGCTATCgattaatttttactatttatttaaataaattattaaaaaatacatacaaaattgtAGAATGATTCAACTAATTCGTATCAATTTATAAGTTAATTGATCTAATATCTCATtctaaataaatacattaattaattaCTGATTCAATTTAAACAACCATGCAAaaacttatttataaaattttaaaaaactacaAGCATAATGGTATTTGAACAtgattttcaacattttatttattttaattaaaacctcatttattttttacatcaatttttttataaatatatttgttacatgaTATTTTTATCAATATCATGGGCGTACTATAATTTAGTATCTATAAATAGTTTAAGAAATGCATAACAATGCCTCTAGTGGTGTTCATGAATTAGACAACTCAGCTAACCCTATCATTAGTCAAGTTTGAGTTTATATTTTTCAACTTTCGGACCAGTCAAGCTTGACCAATTTTactagttaaaataataaaagtataaaaataattttatattaatatttatatattttagaattaaatttaatgatAAACTATCTTAGAATCCACcctactatttaattttttattagtataaatgttaaattgattcatttaataataaaatgactaatttgatccaatcttattaaaagaaatatttgtcAAATGCTTTATAGAAAAATATAATTACTGTGGATTAAGCCTTAGCTCGATCGACATGAAGATTGTTGCTAATGCAGGAGAACCTAAATTTGAGTATACTGAAAtgtattatcttcttatttatgagttggaaaaaaaaagcaaaaacctTCCATgagataattaatatatatatatatatatatatatatataaaagagggGTAATTAGCAGCCGACTTTTTAGTAATGAATTATTTTTTGTACTTCAAACTTCTGGATCCCTATCTAAAGGCAAAATACCAATCTcagaacaaaataaaataattattgaactaAGAAATTTGGAATCTTTTTACTGTTTCATCACCCCAAAATACTATTGGGTAAAGGAAAATACATCTCTTTCTTCTATGTCCAATCTCATTTTCTATAGTGTTGGATGAAGACATCATCGCCTTACCTGTAACTTACAGGAAGAAAATATGAGTTTTACAAAAACTGGATGTGTAAAATTTTGTGATATATTCTAAGTTTAGATTTAAATATTCCTGGAAAAaaacatttcttcttcttcttctaataataataataataataataatttaatctcaccattaaacataaatattgaTAGGGAGACGGAGAACATTAGTTTGTGTCTGAAATGAAATCTGGGTTGTCAGAAATTTAATACTAAACTGAATCCTAGACCAGAAAATGGACACCTCTTTGCTGTTTGCCACTTGCAATTAGCATGTGAATTAAGCTCATCAAAAGATTCCGTTTAATTTCATTatgatattcatatatatatatgtaggaaCACTAGGAAGAATACAAAACAATGTACCTTTGTAACATGGAAAGCACTTCAAAAAATGAGTTACTTGTTGAAACATGAGATTAGATGGATTATTAAAGATTGTAAATCTATTTAAGTTTTGGAGTTAAAAGTGGTTAGGCAAGGACCCACCTAAAGCCTTAATTGAGCCCTTCCCCCAGATAGCATGAAGCAAAAATGGGAAACCTTTTTGGTGATGCATTGAATTTAGAAGTTCCAAGTGAGTTAGTTGAGTAATTCCTAAGCACCCCATTGGCAATTGATATGAGTTCCAAAGACACCTTTTGTTAGAATGCTCTGCATCATGGACAATTTGCACTAAAGACGAATTATATGATAGTTGGGAGTAGGCATAAATATGTTGAAAATGAGGTGTGGAGCCACTTATAGAAATTGAACATCCCTCCAAAATAAAACTCTTTTTACGAAAACTTTAATATAAAGCATGCATACAAGATTATTTCTTACGAGGGAATGTTTCATCTTACCCCTAACTTGCCTCTTATGTTTAGTgggataaaaaataattgaacatttgtttctttatttctttgttaTTTCTTTGTGAACAAGAAATGATGGAATGTCATTGATCTTAGTGGCACAACTTTTCCATGACTAAGGGGGATTGGCTAAATTTGCTTTTGTCTAACTACACCTCTAATGTTGATACCAAAAACCTTGTCTTCCCTATAAAGTTATGTTCCTATATATTATTTTGGCGAATTTGGATTTTTCATAATAACAAGATTTTTGGGAACCAATTGTATAAGGCTATACTTGTCAAAGTGCAGTTGAAAAGATCTATGAATTTTAAACCCTCTCTAAGCCTCTCCCCAGTCTACTACCTTTCCCAACATATTGTAGTCTCTAAGCTCCATTTTAGGTAAAGATTAATACAGATGGAGCTTCTTTAGGTAACTCAAGAAAGGTTGGATCTGAAGAGGTCATTAGGGATTTAAAGTTCATTGAATTTTCCTCTGAGTTGCACGCTCAGTTGTAATTTGTAATACCCTACACCTGACTTGATCACCAGGTTTGAGCTACAGGATGCCATATCCGTCGTCGGAGCAACTATGGCTCAATTTACTCTTTTATATATGCTATTAACAATATTAGTAAAACCTAATATGATTTTCCATCATTTtcgggtcttatacgagcttatgaaAGTTCTATTTCTACTCGAGTTTTAATTAGGACCAAATTACAATATTTTAAACTCTCGGGTTGACGTCGCGGTTATAGgggttctgtaacaccccaaacccgacccagacgttatggccagatccgacatgccacatcgaagcgttcaaaacattttatattgttgatccagaaaaacctacttagtgttttaaaagataatttcattataggttaaagtgaatggaagctgtgcaccaggtaggaaaccggaaaagaggaggtgagtctatcggactacttaagtaccaagctcccttccgatccaatcctagacatgcacaccgccattgccacaccttaacgtcatgtatatttctaggaaaccgatttgattaagtcatttttaggaaaagtgattaattttggaaaatactttcattgcggaagctttgcttgttgtcgtgttattttgaaatcaattgttgtttttttttttgaaaacgcgccctaaagctatccaatttcaacagttaaaataagtaatacctatcttagtaatacatattaaaaccatcaaaaataattaagtggctttattacatttaaaaacccaaacctcaacgtaaataataggatgtccagttcaccagaagaaaaccaaactttcagaacgggtggccactctgaattccctcacagctccaagcctactatggttggggatttcctgcgtggatgaaaataaaatgggtgagtttggggaaactcagtgtgtaaggaaaacccattcaaagcccaagtcagctcaagcctattgggcctaagcccattcaggtaacagtggtactggaccagagcccttttcagattacaataaactgggccttaaccccttattcagataacaatatggcccataggcccatttcaaaatacatgcaacatcaataacatatgcaagcccatttggggagactactcaacccaccaaccactacactacACCCGTACCAgtcctacactccatgtggggaatagctcaacccacccagcccaacactccacagttgcagccttgctgctcagttaacagtaaattgaggcaaagcctccagtacgtggacaagccactttcagtacttcctctgtcaatatcccaatcccatgcatcagataataacaacatggcatgcagtaaataacaacagtcaaacatgcatttaggtcaatttaaccctagggtatttcggtaatttatctactaagGATAAAACTgcaaattttccacttttaaaggtatttcagtaatttatctattttagggtttttcatgcatattcctacttttcacgtactaacagaatcacgtaccaagggttcttaccgaattgggcccgttgacccatcattccaattttggcccattaagcccaaaaacatcgagggcacagaaatcatgcactttgcagtccaaattttgcagcttaccaaaaacattaatcgatttacctcacgagcattcgcacactcgcaaatctacaaaataccggttttcagcattttggcttttcgactttttccgatccagactaagaaagagggtgttagttacacacctgtttgcgatgatATGTTGACGAGATCCatacacgaaccgcctacaattggattactaacacgttaatctaactattcaaatacaaactacgtattaaccccttacaatattcggccaaccacacctacaggtcatagtaagcttataagaaatcaataagcaactcattaacaaatttttgtcaatgtttaccacataatcataatttcactgcaagctgtcttcctgagcaatagtcactaaatcatttataactggagctacgaaactccaaatcaagtgccgttaattttccctgaaaatagactcatatatattatatccataaaattttcagaatttttggtttggccaatcaataccagatttttctcaaagtttcgcatgtttcactatttgactaatctgaccactcttcattacgaaccaaatttctcattgtacagaattc
It includes:
- the LOC107891822 gene encoding probable inactive leucine-rich repeat receptor-like protein kinase At3g03770 — translated: MLLLYMLPMAKGFKHQAFLVLAIILLLINQSEQLESSQTRTLLRVRSLLNYPDNLSGWNSTIDFCNTEPTSQVTVVCYEGSITQLHIIGSKGTPLLPKNFSMDSFVKALVKLPELKVLTLVSLGLWGPLPGKILHLSSLEILNMTSNSLYGTIPDELSSITSLQTLILDDNMFSGRLPAWLSLLPVLTVLSLRKNLFNGSLPESFTSLENLRVLALSHNHFYGEVPDLIRLTNLQELDLEDNAFGPRFPQLGNKLVRLVLGKNRFRSGIPSELSSYYQLEWLDLSFNRFVGPFPPSLLSLPSITYLNIADNKLTGMLFENTSCNVELEFADLSSNLLTGHLPTCLLDSKDRVSLYARNCLATENENQHPFSFCHNEALAVGILPHHKKSKTPKVALAMAISGGIVGGMVLLGLIFMFVRRSNADKTINKPTTRVIAEKATTMYSSKFLSDARYTSQTTKLGALGLPAYRTFSLEELEVATNNFHTTAFMGEGSLGQMYRGRLRDGFFVAIRCLKMKKSRSTQSFMHHVELISKLRHRHLVSALGHCFECYLDDSSVSRIFLIFEYVPNGTLRSWISGRDRCSLTWAQRISSAIGIAKGIQFLHTGIVPGVYSNHLKITDILMDQNLVAKISSYNLPLLAEIAGKVGHGTSAPPKDPSTSARVTYDDKVDVYDFGVILLEMILGRPSKSRNQVQVLKNQLEAIMATDDATRRRVADSTVRTSCSDQSLKTMMEICVRCLVKDPAERPSIEDVLWNLQFAAQVQDAWRVDSHSSEGSPISPCEPQHLRVAFR